Proteins encoded by one window of Rhodamnia argentea isolate NSW1041297 chromosome 6, ASM2092103v1, whole genome shotgun sequence:
- the LOC115743616 gene encoding histone H1 has translation MDPPLAPPYIPPPFAPPPPSAPPPPSAPPAAAVEAPAAAPAPAPAGGEAQNHSTHVAANPTPAVAPAHNHPPYAEMIYGAIGALKERDGSSKRAIAKFIEKTYADLPPTHSALLTHHLKRLKNSGHLVMVKKSYKLPGSGDVSTAPNLPAAPEGSESKRRRGRPPKAKLEVFAAPPAPAGVAEPVLVSQGTDGGPVPIPVPVPEDVPAKRGRGRPPKSGMATSRVGRPLKQSIAAMLANGVQNGPKPRGRPRKNAGVVSDVASTGEALAVFGKRRGRPPGSGRGKRPAVASTTSRSTGRPMGRPRKNAALGASLAAGSSDEFRRTLEYIQSKIKEAVGVLRPHLTSSISAVDAIQELEAITTIDFAAVPVVGSSSVAPS, from the exons ATGGATCCACCTCTCGCTCCTCCCTACATACCGCCCCCCTTCGCCCCTCCTCCGCCGTCGGCCCCTCCTCCACCGTCGGCCCCACCGGCGGCCGCCGTGGAGGCCCCCGCGGCCGCTCCCGCTCCCGCTCCCGCCGGGGGCGAAGCTCAGAACCACTCGACCCATGTCGCGGCAAACCCGACTCCGGCCGTTGCTCCTGCTCACAACCACCCTCCTTACGCTGAG ATGATATACGGAGCAATCGGAGCTCTGAAAGAGAGGGACGGGTCGAGCAAGAGGGCCATAGCCAAGTTCATCGAGAAGACCTACGCGGACCTGCCGCCCACTCACTCGGCCCTGTTGACTCACCACCTTAAGCGCCTCAAGAACAGTGGCCACCTCGTCATGGTCAAGAAATCCTACAAGCTCCCCGGATCTGGCGACGTCAGCACCGCCCCGAACCTGCCCGCCGCCCCGGAGGGCTCGGAGTCGAAGCGGCGCCGCGGCCGCCCGCCTAAGGCCAAGCTGGAGGTGTTTGCTGCGCCGCCTGCTCCTGCTGGGGTTGCTGAGCCTGTGCTCGTGAGCCAAGGCACAGATGGCGGTCCCGTGCCCATCCCTGTACCTGTGCCTGAGGATGTCCCGGCCAAGAGAGGCCGGGGGCGTCCACCAAAGAGTGGCATGGCCACGAGTCGTGTGGGCCGCCCCCTGAAGCAGAGTATTGCGGCTATGCTGGCAAATGGCGTGCAGAATGGGCCAAAGCCCAGGGGCCGGCCTAGAAAGAATGCTGGTGTTGTTTCTGACGTGGCTTCCACTGGCGAAGCACTAGCGGTATTTGGGAAGAGGCGGGGCCGGCCGCCAGGTAGCGGCAGGGGGAAGAGGCCAGCGGTGGCGTCAACAACAAGTAGGAGCACAGGCAGACCCATGGGCAGACCCAGGAAG AATGCGGCACTTGGAGCTTCTTTGGCAGCAGGGTCCAGTGATGAATTTCGCCGGACATTGGAATATATC CAatcgaagatcaaggaagcagtTGGTGTCCTGAGGCCTCACTTGACTAGTTCGATTAGCGCTGTTGATGCAATTCAAGAGTTGGAAGCCATTACAACAATAGACTTCGCTGCAGTGCCGGTTGTAGGCTCAAGTTCCGTCGCGCCGAGCTGA